Within the uncultured Draconibacterium sp. genome, the region AAATCAGTAGCTGTAGCAGAAGAAGCTTTACGTTTAACAAAAAATAATGCTGAGCAAGGATTTGCAAAAGAAGCAGATGTACTGGAAGCCTCTGTTCGTGCTGAAGAACGTAAGAATCAGTTACTTGAAGTGCAAAACCAGCGACAAACAGCCAACGACTTTTTGGCCTATTTGTTAGGCATGGAATTCAGCGAAATAATTGAAACTACCGATTCGCTTATTCAACCACCAATGCAGGTTATTATCGACCGTAATTCAGTAAACCTTGAAAACCGGTCGGATATGCTGGCTTACCAAAAACAAATCGAGGCCGGCGAGAACATGGTTAAATCGAATAAAATGAAATTCGTTCCTCGCCTGAATGCTTTTGGGGCTTTTGAATGGAACGATGAATCGTTGTTCGGAACTTCAGCAAATAACTACATGGTTGGAGCATCATTAAGCTGGAGCCTTTTTAGCGGATATAAAAATGCAGGCTCTATTCAACATGCAACGGCACAACTCGATGAAGCACGAATTAACTACGAAGATTACCTGTCTCAAAGCCAAATAGAAATCAATCGTGCAACGCGTAAAATGGAATTAAATTATAACCGTATCCAATCAAGCAAACTGGCAAAAGAACAAGCGCAGGAGTCCTTACGAATCAGAACAAACCGTTTTGAACAAGGATTGGAGAAAACT harbors:
- a CDS encoding TolC family protein, with the protein product MITNMSTQKFNYLLLLLLLTPAILKAQPRPLSLSEALTLAEENNLNVKSAEARVEAARARYRMTNSVFLPGIEASHTGMSTNDPLNSFGFKLKQEIVTQQDFNPDLLNDPGSIENFQTKIELQQPLLNLDGIYARKAAKNQLDALAFQNNRVKLNIKYEVKKAYYMLELAESSVEVLEKSVAVAEEALRLTKNNAEQGFAKEADVLEASVRAEERKNQLLEVQNQRQTANDFLAYLLGMEFSEIIETTDSLIQPPMQVIIDRNSVNLENRSDMLAYQKQIEAGENMVKSNKMKFVPRLNAFGAFEWNDESLFGTSANNYMVGASLSWSLFSGYKNAGSIQHATAQLDEARINYEDYLSQSQIEINRATRKMELNYNRIQSSKLAKEQAQESLRIRTNRFEQGLEKTADLLMSEALTSQKELEYIQSIYNYKQAIFEMELLIEQDINE